The Apium graveolens cultivar Ventura chromosome 10, ASM990537v1, whole genome shotgun sequence nucleotide sequence AGATGAATTTTGATAATCATTTGCGTGAGCTTCATAGACATCCCAAGTGGAGAATTCCTACAACAAGTTCAAATTCTAAAAGAACTAAATTAAGTAGTTCTCGAGCTTACTCATCATAGGGAAATAACGGTACACCAACATCTGATGAATTTGAACCGGTTCATCCAAAAGGTACAAAAGCTGCTAAAAGGAAGGGAAAGGGGGAGGCAACAACTGCGGAAATTGAAGAATATTAAGCTATTCAAGTTAATGACTTGAGAAAAATGAACATAATGGATACAATAAATGAAATAAAGCATAAAGAAATTGAGACTCGACAAAGAGAGCTTAAGACGAAGAAAATGGAGCTCGTTTACAAATCATTTTGGCGAATACTACTAAAATGAGTGATGCTCAATGGAGGATTCATGAAAAAATGCTTGAGAAGTTATGGAAAAAACTAGCCGTTGGAAAATAGTGCTTATCTTTTcttgtttatttttatttattaatttataaactAGTCGTTGGAATCTAGtgcttctcttttcttttttgtatttatttatttgtcAACTAGCCGTTGGAACTAGTGcttgtttttatttatttgtaaactAGCCGTTGGAAGCTAGAATATATTCATTTTTATCTTCTATATAGACTAGATGTATCAGTTCTTTCAATTTAGATCAACATGAATCAAACACCCACAACAAAAAGCTTCACAGAATAATTCACTCGAGAATTTATTGAAGAGTTTTTCGATGACACTAAAAACAATCGTCAACTCGAGCTCTTTCATAAAATATATGGGTAGAGCTCAACATTCACACCTCGAAGATGTATTTACAGAGATCGTGAAACAGGTCATCAACCTCTAGTGAATGATTATTTTTCACCGAATCCAGTATATCCAGAAAATATATTTCGACGAAGATTTCGTATAGGAAGACATGTCTTTCTTCGTATTGTGGATGTTGTCTCAAATTTTGATCCATACTTTCAACAAAGAATTGTTGCAGTGGGAACAAAAGGTTTATTACCTTTACAAAAATGCACTGCGGCAATGCGTATGTTGGTTTATGGTATATCTGCTGATGTTGTTGACGATTACGTTCGTATTGGAGAGAGTACTGCGGTTGAAGTCTTGAAAAAGTTTGTCTCCAATATAATTACGTTAATTGAAGGTGAATACTTACGAAAGCCGAACTCAAATGACGTGTGACGTCTACTACAAATGGTTGAGGCTCATGCCTCTCCTGTTATGATGGGTAGCATTGCTTGCATGCACTAGCAATGGAAAAATTGTCCAAAATCATGGAAGGGAATGTTCATGAGTGGTCACAAAGGAATTGCAACTATTATACTAGAAGTAATTGCTTTATCTCATCTATGGATATGGCATGCATTTTTCGGAGTTGCTGGATCAAATAATGACATAAATGTTTTAGATCGGTCACCAATATTTGATGATGTGCTACAAGGTCGTGCTCCAGAGGTAAATTATACTATCAATGGAAATAATTATAATGTGGGATATTACTTACCAGATGGAATATATCCTGAATGGACAATATTCATTAAAAAGATACCACATCCACAAGGTGAGAAaagaaaattattttcaaaatatcaAGAAAGTCAGCAAAAAGACGTTGAACGAGCATTCGCTGTGTTACAGTCCCGTTTCACAATTGTACGTGGTCCAGACATCTTTTGGGGCAAAGAAGATCTTGGGAAAATTATTAGAGCATGCATCATAATACATAATATGATTTTTGAAGACAAGAGAGACACGTATGCCACTAAATTTTGGTCCCCTACCAAGTTATGATGCAACAAATGGCTTATCGCAACCAGAGTTAGGCGAAGAACCTTTTGTCGTGTATGAAACTTATATTCAAAACACTGTACAGATGCGTGATAAACGGATACATCGTCATCTACAAAATGGCTTGATTGAGCATATCTCCCAATTTCATATTAATCGTTATTTTTTATTGTAGTGTTTTAAATTCAACATTTTCTTGTATccttttttaatataatatttttccTAGAAATTATTTTGTTAATAATATGATTAATTACGGTGCATATCTTTTATATTATAAACTAccattttattataaatataatataataagggAATAATGGGTCCTACAAAATTGGTAAATGGGCTTTTTCATTGGACAAACATGGCCAGTTTTTTCACTGGTCGATTTTGTGTATGTGGCCAGTAGTGGGGTCAGGAGAAAAAGGGAGATGGGCAGCGGCGTTGTGGCTTCTCTAAGGTCTCTATGAGTAACAATGACTGGTCAATCTATTTTACAACTGAAAATAGTCCACTTTAACTTGATGGAACCAGTCATTTCAAAGTGTAAGTGAAATTGGTTGCATTTTGTTCCttaagaaataaataaaactcTTTGTGAAATTTCGAATTTTCGAAAAAAGAGTGTGACCAGGACTGTAAATGAATAGAGTCGAGCCGAGTTTTGTCCGAACCGAGCCGAgcttaatttatttttaaaatgagcCGAGCCGAGTTTAAAAACTGAGCGGAAAGTGATGTTCAAGCTCGGCTCGTTATGAATGAGTCGTGCCCGAACCGAACATGAATTTGTTCACGAACAACCGAACTGAGCCGAATTCGTGTCAAGTCGAGTTGTCCGCTAATATTTTGAATACATTTCAAGCGAATAAcctaaaattataatttataattttgtAAGTTGTATCGAGATCAAGTACGAGTTTTACCTTTAAATTATATATGCACACTCATACCTTACATTTATTTCTTAATCCAGctatatcattttattttttaagatgattttttaaaatatatccaattttatatttcattattgagacattcataactttttaaattgtacattactttttaaaatgacgatatcaaaatttattatattttgttGTTTTACTTAAATTTGGTTTATGTAAATTACAAGTTATTTAATGATGTtaattaaatatgaataattGGAGATGAAGGTATCATGATAACAATTTGATAATTACTTACGAAAAATCTAAGTGTTAGATTTAGAAAAATAAACAAAATatctaaaataattaaattattcaTAAATGATGAAAAAATGTACCAgtaaaaatatttaagtgattagtaataatttattatttataatatttataaactCTATCCGAGCCGAGTCCGAGCCGAACCCGAACTAAACGAGCCGAGTCCGAGCCGAACAGACAAAAATTTCAGCTCGACTCATTTATTTATCCAAGCTCATTTTCATGTTCAAGACTGGCTCGTTTTAAAAACGAACCGATCTGAGTTCACTTAAATGAGCCGATCCCGAGTTTTGTTCACGAATAGCTCTGTTCATTTGCCTCCATAAGTGTGACTGTTGTTGGTTATAATTAAACTTAAAAGAAAATACCACATTTGATCATTTTAGTTTTCGACATGCGATCACACACTATTTTCGACGTCCTTATAAATGATCACGGGTATTCAGCCATTTTTATTCATAAATGCTCGAAAATAGTCATtaagattatatatatatatatgatcaGAACTGTGCGATTATTTTATCCATTTTTCTTATAATGTCTCTTCACGTAGACATATGTTTGGTCAATATtttcttattattatttttaaattcataCATGAGTATCTTTCATACTTTCTTGAACACTAATTAAAAGCTAAATTATTTCCTGAAACTTAAAAAAAACGTACTTAGAAATGGAGCACCTAGCTATCATCAGTTATATAAAGAATTAAGCATAAGGACGTTAGGATTATCTTTTGAATAGTAACAATTGTCATTTAAGAAGAAGTATCTATCGCATATTGCATAAGTTTTGTAAAATCACTTGTTAACGGAGAATTTGATTAAAAAGGATTTGAGATGATCAGCAGATGTCAACATCTGTAATGATGGTCGATGATTAAAATATTACCAGAGCATGGTGGTATATATATTTAATAAGTGACGTAAAATTGATAGGGTTTAGGTTTGCATTCTCAAAGATCTCAAATATTTATCTTAACGATATGGCAACCTACCCCTCTTTATATGGGGGATTAATCGAACTTTAATTCTTGGAGAACAACAGACCAACAAGGACTTAATTTCTCATTCTGAGACATAATAGAAGTCTTCGAACTGACTTCATACTTTAAATCTAACTTCTATTTATTTTACGAGTGCCCAATGATGCGACCGAGTAACGAAGGCTCAAGACTCGATTAAAACTTCTGAACTTAATGGATAAGACAATTCCCCGTCAATTGATAAGTTCTCCGTATACGCTACCTTACTTGAACGTAATCGCATGTATATAGTCAGGATTTACTGTAAATACCAAAGTGTGACCTCGGCCCCCGATGATAATAATCCACTAAACTATAGGATGAGTCAGTCTAAGCATCCAAATGCAAAGTGCGAGATAATACTTCACGGATAATACTATTTAGGGCGCGCCTGAAATTTTGGAAACATCAGTACAAGAAAACAGTCAATAGACATCACCCATTTAACATTGGTTACATATGTGACCGTTGTTAAAGGGTTTTTTACATCACTTTTACTAGAACCGATGTTAAAGTAGTTTATAGACATCAGTTATAAATGAAACTGATGTCTTAAACACTTTTTTTCTAAAAAACATGCTGAACTCTCTTTCCCCTTACTTAGTAAACATTTTCCATTTATTCTTTCATTTACCCCTTCATACATATTCATTTCCCCTCCCCCTCTCAGACAATTTCATTCTCCTGCTCCTTAAACTCAATCAACACAGTTTCCATTTCCAAACTCACTCACAAACTAAATTCACTAGCTtataaattcactcaagaaccctaattcaaACTCTTAAATTCAAACCTTTGATTTCAAAACTTTCAAATTCAAATCCAATTTGGTCAAACCCTAgctttcaattttttttaattggTTGCATAAGAGGATTTAAATTAATGTACATGTTGCAAATGAGG carries:
- the LOC141691122 gene encoding uncharacterized protein LOC141691122; translated protein: MSGHKGIATIILEVIALSHLWIWHAFFGVAGSNNDINVLDRSPIFDDVLQGRAPEVNYTINGNNYNVGYYLPDGIYPEWTIFIKKIPHPQVFSLVDFVYVASSGVRRKREMGSGVVASLRSL